One part of the Streptomyces lydicus genome encodes these proteins:
- a CDS encoding D-alanyl-D-alanine carboxypeptidase family protein codes for MGSGSIRRSGGALFRGVLSAAGSKGGTFSDVPTTFSASTASTAATGPLAPAAPAATGSAGRAARNGFPLRTVAALAAGGLLGSPLLAGTAQADPKAPAPPAKMSQIGGDRLGTPGVHVQPKPGAPKLPGPDALTARSWIVSDAESGKVLAAKNPHWQLAPASTLKMLFADTVLPKFPKDQKHTVKPADLAGMGAGSSMVGIKENLTYTVHDLWLGVFLRSGNDAVHTLSAMNGGTAATVAQMQQHAKELNANDTHVVTPDGYDAPGQVSSAYDLSLFARAGLQNADFREYCSTASAQFPGDKGKDGKRATFGIQNTNRLLSGDYDIKPYPGIAGVKNGSTTNAGSTFTGVAQRGDRKLLVTVMNPAKKLHNEAYKEAAQLLDWGFAAADKVEPVGRLVGPRSEDDGRGAVAPAKHRKGANDSTQAALDSTGGSGGAWTAVGIGGGAVVLLGLVGLAVHRRWPLPALVRGRGRRSGR; via the coding sequence ATGGGCAGCGGCTCCATCCGGCGGTCGGGAGGGGCACTCTTCCGTGGGGTGCTGTCGGCGGCGGGGTCAAAGGGGGGTACGTTCAGCGACGTGCCGACGACCTTCAGTGCCTCCACGGCTTCCACGGCCGCCACCGGACCGCTCGCCCCGGCCGCCCCCGCCGCGACCGGCAGCGCCGGACGCGCGGCGCGCAACGGCTTCCCCCTGCGCACCGTCGCCGCGCTGGCCGCCGGCGGGCTGCTGGGCTCCCCGCTGCTGGCCGGCACCGCCCAGGCCGACCCCAAGGCCCCGGCGCCGCCGGCGAAGATGTCGCAGATCGGCGGGGACCGGCTGGGTACGCCCGGCGTCCACGTGCAGCCGAAGCCCGGAGCCCCGAAGCTGCCGGGGCCGGACGCGCTGACCGCCCGGTCGTGGATCGTCTCGGACGCCGAGTCCGGCAAGGTGCTGGCCGCCAAGAACCCGCACTGGCAGCTCGCGCCGGCCAGCACCCTGAAGATGCTGTTCGCGGACACCGTGCTGCCGAAGTTCCCCAAGGACCAGAAGCACACCGTCAAGCCCGCCGACCTCGCCGGCATGGGCGCGGGCAGCAGCATGGTCGGGATAAAGGAGAACCTCACCTACACGGTCCACGACCTGTGGCTCGGGGTCTTCCTGCGGTCCGGGAACGACGCGGTGCACACGCTCTCCGCGATGAACGGCGGCACGGCGGCCACCGTCGCGCAGATGCAGCAGCACGCCAAGGAGCTGAACGCCAACGACACCCACGTGGTGACGCCGGACGGCTACGACGCGCCGGGGCAGGTCTCCAGCGCGTACGACCTGAGCCTGTTCGCGCGGGCCGGGCTGCAGAACGCCGACTTCCGCGAGTACTGCTCGACAGCGAGCGCCCAGTTCCCCGGCGACAAGGGCAAGGACGGCAAGCGGGCGACGTTCGGCATCCAGAACACCAACCGGCTGCTCAGCGGCGACTACGACATCAAGCCCTACCCGGGGATCGCCGGGGTGAAGAACGGCTCGACCACCAACGCCGGCTCGACCTTCACCGGTGTGGCGCAGCGGGGTGACCGCAAGCTGCTGGTGACGGTGATGAACCCGGCGAAGAAGCTGCACAACGAGGCGTACAAGGAGGCCGCGCAGCTGCTGGACTGGGGCTTCGCGGCGGCCGACAAGGTGGAGCCGGTCGGCCGGCTGGTCGGGCCGCGCAGCGAGGACGACGGCCGGGGCGCGGTGGCCCCCGCGAAGCACCGCAAGGGCGCGAACGACAGCACCCAGGCGGCGCTGGACAGCACCGGCGGATCGGGCGGCGCCTGGACCGCGGTGGGGATCGGCGGCGGCGCGGTGGTGCTGCTGGGGCTCGTGGGGCTGGCCGTGCACCGCCGGTGGCCGCTGCCGGCGCTGGTCCGCGGGCGGGGACGGCGCTCGGGCAGGTGA
- a CDS encoding metallophosphoesterase — protein MIFALIVVPVLGLFFGVHRYLWCRLVRDTTTPGGRPRRVGTAALFVLPLLALGALLAGRAGLPFLLQQLLAWPGYLWLALVLYLVLGLLAGEAVRAVWLRVPARRRDREPGDGRPTTAGPTTAGPAVPAPAPAPGARRIPVPSSSPTLLPPRTPALPPLPAPPRRLFVARAVAAGASLAATAAVGYGTATTLRGPVVKRVTVPLAKLPRSAHGFRIAVVSDIHLGPILGRAHTRRVVETINRTSPDLIAVVGDLVDGSVADLAPAAEPLRALRSRHGAYFVTGNHEYYSGAAPWVDHVRELGVHPLENARTELPGFDLAGINDLAGQTEHAGPDYERALDGRDPARAVVLMAHQPVTIHDTVRHGVDLQLSGHTHGGQMWPFTYVAAATNPTVAGLARYGDTQLYVTRGAGAWGPPVRLGAPPDVTVVELASLRA, from the coding sequence GTGATCTTTGCCCTGATCGTGGTCCCGGTGCTCGGGCTGTTCTTCGGGGTGCACCGCTATCTGTGGTGCCGGCTCGTCCGCGACACGACCACGCCGGGCGGCCGGCCGCGGCGGGTGGGTACGGCGGCCCTCTTCGTCCTGCCGCTGCTCGCCCTCGGCGCCCTGCTGGCCGGCCGGGCCGGCCTGCCCTTCCTGCTCCAGCAGCTGCTGGCCTGGCCCGGCTACCTGTGGCTGGCGCTCGTGCTCTACCTCGTGCTGGGCCTGCTGGCCGGCGAAGCCGTCCGCGCGGTGTGGCTACGGGTGCCGGCGCGCCGCCGGGACCGCGAGCCCGGCGACGGCCGGCCCACGACCGCCGGGCCCACGACCGCCGGGCCCGCCGTCCCGGCCCCCGCCCCCGCGCCCGGCGCCCGCCGGATCCCCGTCCCCTCCTCGTCCCCCACCCTGCTCCCGCCCCGCACCCCCGCGCTGCCGCCGCTCCCCGCCCCGCCCCGGCGGCTCTTCGTCGCCCGGGCCGTGGCGGCCGGCGCGTCCCTGGCCGCCACCGCCGCCGTCGGGTACGGCACCGCAACGACCCTCCGCGGCCCCGTCGTCAAGCGCGTCACCGTCCCGCTGGCCAAACTGCCGCGCTCCGCCCACGGGTTCCGCATCGCCGTCGTCAGCGACATCCACCTCGGCCCGATCCTGGGCCGCGCCCACACCCGGCGGGTGGTCGAGACGATCAACCGCACCTCTCCCGATCTGATCGCCGTCGTCGGTGACCTGGTCGACGGCAGCGTCGCCGACCTGGCCCCGGCCGCCGAACCCCTGCGGGCGCTGCGCTCCCGGCACGGCGCGTACTTCGTGACGGGCAATCACGAGTACTACTCCGGCGCGGCCCCCTGGGTGGACCACGTAAGGGAGTTGGGGGTCCATCCGCTGGAGAACGCGCGCACCGAACTCCCCGGCTTCGACCTCGCGGGCATCAACGACCTCGCCGGACAGACCGAACACGCCGGCCCGGACTACGAACGCGCCCTCGACGGCCGGGACCCGGCACGCGCCGTCGTCCTGATGGCGCATCAGCCGGTCACCATCCACGACACCGTGCGCCACGGGGTGGACCTCCAGCTCTCCGGGCACACCCACGGCGGCCAGATGTGGCCCTTCACCTACGTCGCCGCCGCGACCAACCCCACCGTCGCGGGCCTGGCGCGCTACGGCGACACGCAGTTGTACGTCACGCGCGGCGCGGGCGCCTGGGGCCCACCGGTCCGGCTGGGCGCGCCACCGGACGTGACGGTGGTCGAACTGGCGTCACTGCGGGCGTAA
- a CDS encoding S8 family serine peptidase gives MRVTRTLRATVGAALTGALLLASGGTASADQVRKGQWPLEAFGAQQLWKEATGKGVTVAVLDSGFRTTHQDLKGQFLSGPDWGKATQEENAKTLEPNEDVRDHGTAMAGIIAGHGHGPAGSEGVKGLAPEAKILPVPEFKNSGQATRWAVEHGADVINMSYIESVPGADDCAAIHYALEKGVVVVAGVGNDGLPKKNYPAACPGAIGVGSVDEYGKPDDANNANSTLDLLAPGVKVPVAMGKSDSAYQTEANGSSAATAYVSAAAALLKQKFPDLTPGQIANRLVKTAGLAQAEKAKHLKLPDTHYGYGFIQPGPALRRDIAAGPAQGPLPMPKGKYSEASADKGSDPNPPMGGKEKLALFGGIGLGVLVVAGIVIGIVVSVRRRNARNQAWG, from the coding sequence ATGAGGGTCACCCGAACACTGCGCGCGACGGTGGGTGCTGCGCTGACCGGAGCGCTGCTGCTGGCCTCGGGCGGTACCGCCTCCGCGGACCAGGTGCGCAAGGGCCAGTGGCCGCTGGAGGCGTTCGGGGCCCAGCAGCTCTGGAAGGAGGCCACCGGCAAGGGCGTGACGGTGGCCGTCCTGGACAGCGGGTTCCGTACGACGCATCAGGACCTGAAGGGCCAGTTCCTGTCCGGGCCGGACTGGGGGAAGGCCACCCAGGAAGAGAACGCCAAGACCCTTGAACCGAACGAGGACGTCCGCGACCACGGCACCGCGATGGCCGGGATCATCGCCGGCCATGGTCACGGCCCTGCCGGATCCGAAGGCGTGAAGGGACTGGCACCCGAAGCCAAGATCCTTCCCGTTCCCGAGTTCAAGAACAGCGGACAGGCCACGCGGTGGGCAGTGGAACACGGTGCCGACGTGATCAATATGTCGTACATCGAAAGCGTTCCGGGCGCCGACGACTGCGCAGCCATCCACTACGCGCTGGAGAAGGGCGTCGTGGTGGTTGCCGGTGTCGGCAACGATGGTCTCCCGAAGAAGAACTACCCGGCGGCCTGCCCCGGCGCGATCGGCGTCGGCTCGGTGGACGAGTACGGGAAGCCCGACGACGCCAACAACGCCAACTCCACCCTCGACCTGCTCGCCCCCGGCGTGAAGGTCCCCGTAGCCATGGGCAAGAGCGACTCCGCCTACCAGACCGAGGCGAACGGCAGCTCCGCCGCCACCGCCTACGTCTCCGCCGCCGCCGCGCTCCTCAAGCAGAAGTTCCCCGACCTCACCCCCGGACAGATCGCCAACCGGCTGGTGAAGACGGCCGGCCTGGCGCAGGCCGAGAAGGCCAAGCACCTCAAGCTGCCGGACACGCACTACGGCTACGGCTTCATCCAGCCCGGCCCCGCCCTGCGGCGCGACATCGCGGCGGGCCCGGCGCAGGGCCCCCTGCCGATGCCGAAGGGCAAGTACTCCGAGGCGAGTGCCGACAAGGGCTCCGACCCCAACCCGCCCATGGGCGGCAAGGAGAAGCTGGCGCTCTTCGGCGGTATCGGGCTCGGTGTCCTGGTCGTCGCCGGCATCGTCATCGGCATCGTGGTCTCCGTCCGCCGCCGCAACGCGCGTAATCAGGCGTGGGGCTGA
- a CDS encoding putative T7SS-secreted protein, producing MAQNPYPHLGWNPVPGVPAEVGALQHKVSTAATALRSCHQQIQKLIGESSYWQGDAAEAFRDALDGELPTYIKNAARSLEKASVQLKNWDEHLSSNRDLAKKYDDAAAEKKTAVEHAKSKHAQAAQHPDLKLAGQEFPSQTEADAATERLRAAERELNAATTELNKANESYNDVISKAQTLETTHADQAGTVAGELDGATDKLAPKEPGWLSKAVDAIWDGIKAVGDFLYEHAGTIGAIAGLLALFPTPLTPLFAGIAVVASAASMTKNLSDPEFRDALMFKGSGMEIFSAYASMAGDTVGMIPGGSALAAAGREVADGVGLAGRIGVGVTNAEKGAAFCREIVPAFKSNAVSEVSEAWDAARTTASGSAKMMGALSAGGLNVGANMMSSMESLGVLPEEGAGHNAAESTKAAATAHDIAGLFGWL from the coding sequence ATGGCGCAGAATCCCTACCCGCATCTCGGTTGGAACCCGGTACCCGGTGTTCCCGCCGAAGTCGGCGCGCTCCAGCACAAGGTCAGCACCGCGGCGACCGCGCTGCGCAGCTGCCACCAGCAGATCCAGAAGCTCATCGGCGAGAGCAGCTACTGGCAGGGCGACGCGGCGGAAGCGTTCCGTGACGCGCTCGACGGTGAATTGCCGACGTACATCAAGAACGCGGCCCGCTCCTTGGAAAAGGCATCGGTCCAGTTGAAGAACTGGGACGAGCACCTTTCCTCCAACCGCGATCTGGCGAAGAAGTACGACGATGCGGCCGCCGAGAAGAAGACCGCGGTGGAGCACGCCAAGTCGAAGCACGCCCAGGCCGCACAGCACCCGGACCTGAAGCTCGCCGGCCAGGAGTTCCCGTCGCAGACGGAGGCCGACGCGGCCACCGAGCGGCTCCGGGCGGCGGAACGCGAGCTCAACGCGGCGACCACCGAGCTGAACAAGGCCAACGAGTCGTACAACGACGTCATCTCCAAGGCCCAGACCCTGGAGACCACCCACGCCGACCAGGCGGGCACGGTCGCCGGTGAGCTCGACGGCGCCACGGACAAGCTGGCGCCGAAGGAGCCGGGCTGGCTGAGCAAGGCCGTCGACGCGATCTGGGACGGCATCAAGGCGGTCGGCGACTTCCTGTACGAGCACGCGGGCACGATCGGCGCCATCGCCGGCCTGCTGGCACTGTTCCCGACGCCGCTGACCCCGCTCTTCGCCGGCATCGCGGTGGTGGCGAGCGCGGCGTCCATGACCAAGAACCTCTCCGATCCCGAATTCAGGGACGCCTTGATGTTCAAGGGGAGCGGCATGGAGATCTTCTCGGCGTACGCCTCCATGGCCGGAGACACCGTCGGCATGATCCCGGGTGGTTCCGCACTGGCCGCCGCCGGTCGGGAGGTCGCCGACGGCGTGGGTCTGGCCGGCCGGATCGGTGTCGGTGTGACCAACGCCGAAAAGGGCGCGGCATTCTGCCGGGAGATCGTCCCGGCCTTCAAATCGAATGCCGTCAGCGAGGTCTCCGAGGCGTGGGACGCGGCGCGTACGACCGCCAGCGGCTCGGCCAAGATGATGGGCGCCCTCAGCGCCGGCGGCTTGAACGTCGGCGCGAACATGATGTCTTCCATGGAGAGTCTGGGAGTCCTTCCGGAGGAAGGGGCGGGCCACAACGCCGCGGAGAGCACCAAGGCCGCCGCCACCGCCCATGACATCGCCGGCCTCTTCGGCTGGCTGTGA
- a CDS encoding SCO4848 family membrane protein, producing the protein MLRSSGDSPRTPTTLSRPVAWFLLAFGVWSWFIWITFVKNLWKDGSGLAFDDAGDPTAYFWVHLLLAVASFLLGTAIGVIGFRGVRALRRQQAQGADRHSADDRTGAAG; encoded by the coding sequence ATGCTGCGTTCCTCCGGGGACTCCCCCCGCACACCCACGACTCTCTCGCGCCCGGTGGCCTGGTTCCTGCTCGCCTTCGGGGTGTGGAGCTGGTTCATCTGGATCACTTTCGTCAAGAACCTCTGGAAGGACGGGAGCGGTCTCGCCTTCGACGACGCGGGTGACCCGACCGCCTACTTCTGGGTCCATCTCCTGCTCGCGGTGGCTTCCTTTCTCTTGGGGACGGCAATCGGCGTGATCGGGTTCCGCGGCGTACGGGCGCTGCGCCGGCAGCAGGCGCAGGGCGCGGACCGGCACTCCGCCGACGACCGGACCGGCGCCGCCGGCTGA
- a CDS encoding YihY/virulence factor BrkB family protein produces MDWLSRLPVIGPAVTWLMTTHLWRAYTRMLRVKWTRLAAAITFTSFVALFPLLTVAAAISAALLGPSGVHKLQTKIAEQIPGIAAQLDLASLVENATTIGLVAGGVLLLTGIGWVESLRDCLRAVWEKDDEEGNFFLGKLRDGALLLGLGGVAVLSLACSTFASAAVGKAAEAIGLPEGGAGAVLLSVAGFCIAVLADFLLLAYILTRLPGAHPPRRAVVVAGLMGAIGFELLKLLLSGYLRGVASRSMYGAFGTPIALLLWINFTAKLLVYCASWTATQEKTAEAEQTEEREETVERGEAGGAGVRERADGPDGPAAAPEGREG; encoded by the coding sequence ATGGACTGGCTGAGCAGGCTGCCGGTGATCGGACCGGCCGTCACCTGGCTGATGACCACCCACCTCTGGCGCGCCTACACGCGCATGCTGCGGGTCAAGTGGACCCGGCTCGCCGCCGCGATCACCTTCACCAGTTTCGTCGCCCTGTTCCCGCTGCTCACCGTCGCCGCCGCGATCAGCGCCGCGCTGCTCGGCCCCAGCGGGGTGCACAAGCTGCAAACCAAGATCGCCGAGCAGATCCCCGGCATCGCCGCGCAACTCGACCTCGCCTCACTCGTCGAAAACGCCACCACCATCGGGCTGGTCGCCGGTGGCGTGTTGCTGCTCACCGGTATCGGCTGGGTCGAGTCGCTGCGCGACTGCCTGCGCGCCGTGTGGGAGAAGGACGACGAGGAGGGCAACTTCTTCCTCGGCAAGCTCCGGGACGGCGCCCTGCTGCTCGGCCTCGGCGGTGTCGCGGTGCTCTCGCTCGCCTGCTCCACCTTCGCCTCCGCGGCGGTCGGCAAGGCGGCCGAGGCGATCGGCCTGCCGGAGGGCGGGGCCGGCGCCGTCCTGCTCTCGGTCGCCGGCTTCTGCATCGCCGTCCTCGCGGACTTCCTGCTGCTGGCCTACATCCTGACCAGGCTCCCCGGCGCCCATCCGCCGCGCCGCGCCGTGGTGGTCGCCGGCCTGATGGGCGCGATCGGCTTCGAACTGCTCAAGCTGCTGCTCAGCGGCTACCTCAGGGGCGTCGCCTCGCGCAGCATGTACGGCGCCTTCGGCACCCCGATCGCCCTGCTGCTGTGGATCAACTTCACCGCGAAGCTGCTGGTGTACTGCGCCTCGTGGACCGCCACCCAGGAGAAGACGGCAGAGGCGGAGCAGACGGAGGAGAGGGAGGAGACGGTCGAGCGGGGGGAGGCGGGCGGCGCGGGTGTCCGGGAGCGGGCGGACGGGCCGGACGGGCCCGCGGCGGCGCCCGAGGGGCGGGAGGGCTGA